GAATATCGCTCTTCATAAAGAGGATCAGCTTCTCATTTATTTTCTGACGGATATTCAGAAACCCTTCACTATGTGCTTCTCCGATATTGGTGAAGATGCCTATGGTTGGGCGGATGATCTTTTCCAGGTTGACCATCTCTCCAGGCTGGGAGATGCCGGCTTCAAAGATCGCCAGCTGATGTTCGGGCTGCATCTGCCATACAGATAATGGTACCCCGATCTGTGAGTTATAACTTTTTGGGCTGCGAACGATGTTGTAATCCTTTTCCAGCAACTGGAAAAGCCATTCCTTCACAATGGTTTTACCATTACTTCCTGTAATCCCGATGACAGGGATATGAAATTGTGCCCGGTGCCAGGCCACTAATGCGTGTAATGCATGTAGTGTATCTTTCACCAGAATAAAGTTGGCTTTGGGATATTTCTCCAATGGTACAGCCTCACTGATAATAAAGTTGCTGACCCCTTTTTTGTACAATTCGTCAATGTACTGATGAGCATTACGCCTGGTGCTCACCAAAGGAATAAATATGGATGTTTCCGGAAATATCAGCTTACGGCTGTCCAATAAGATGTTATCAATTTCTGAAAATCCAGTCTCCTGCAACAACTCTCCTTTCAGGACTTTGTTGATACTCGCTGCGTTATACACGTTTTTATCAGTTTGAATAATCACTTGACGGCTACAAAAACGAATTTCGCAGCTGCCTTTTACTTCACTTGTCCTTTCGGTAATTCTTTCTTTTTATGGTAAAGGGAATAAAGAATAGAACCACCCAGACATACTACAATCACGATCAGTGATACGTATACTGGTATATGTATAAAATACTCTGCGAGCATTTTAAGGCCAATAAAAATTAATACAGTGGCAATGCCTTTAGGCAGATAGTCGAACTGATCTACCGCTCCTCTCAACAGGAAAAATAAAGACCTTAACCCAAGTACTGCAAAGATATTAGATGTAAACACTACCATCGGGTCCTGTGATATCGCAAATACTGCCGGTATAGAATCCAGTGCAAATACAATATCTGTAACCGCCAGCATTACTACTACCACAGATAAAGTAGTCAGGTAGGTTTTGTTATTTCTTTTGATCAGAAATTTCCCTTGCGGATCTTCTGTCGTCCAGCGCATGTACTTCTTTACGAATCGTAATGCAAAATTATCCTCCGGATTGAATTCATCATCATCCTTCGCGCTGAACATCTTCACACCCGTATATACCAG
This window of the Chitinophaga sp. Cy-1792 genome carries:
- a CDS encoding TerC/Alx family metal homeostasis membrane protein; this translates as MTPTQWTYVIFGIVIIVALIFDLGLLSKKNEQVTIKKALIQTCFWVGLSLLFFGFMWLEDGHEAAISYLSAYLMEWSLSIDNIFVFILIFGFFKIKEENYARVLLIGILMAIIFRAIFISLGVVLIHKFEWILYIFGVFLVYTGVKMFSAKDDDEFNPEDNFALRFVKKYMRWTTEDPQGKFLIKRNNKTYLTTLSVVVVMLAVTDIVFALDSIPAVFAISQDPMVVFTSNIFAVLGLRSLFFLLRGAVDQFDYLPKGIATVLIFIGLKMLAEYFIHIPVYVSLIVIVVCLGGSILYSLYHKKKELPKGQVK